TATTGAAAGAGTTGTTCATAATATAATCTGTAATCTAAGGATGCTAATTCTGACAAATTTGTTGTGCACATTTACACTTTGCCCTCTTGCTGCTGTCTATTTCTGTGGGTGCAGTTATGTGTGACTGTCTTTAGGAATGAGCCAGACTATATTACACCCTGGATCCCTCCCTCAGAAGCTGTGCTAAAGTAACAGCTGATGTCAGTCCTgcttaaagacacacacacacgcacgcacgcgcacgcgcacgcacacacacagacacacacacacacacacgcacgcacgcgcgcgcacgcacacgcacacacacacacacacacacacgcatgcacccACATAGTCTACAACCTGTCTATCCAGCATTAGGCCATTAGGCAGCAGCTTCAAGGGCACAGCAGAGTGGGGAGTACTCCTGCACCTCCCTCTCCCCACAACACCTCAACTCTTGGCACAGACTTCTCACCACGCTCACAGATCCACAACCCAAGACGCCAATCCCAAAAGtaaagcaggaagaggaggggagggctGTTATCTAAGGCTCTCAACACCCCTATGTGTGCCTGGTTGGACCATGGAGCTGCACTGTCTTCCTACTGAGACCCCCACCACATCCAGTTCCTGCTCCATGGaccccctatacgacaactgccCACCTTTTGCCCAGCGAGGGAGGGCCAGGGAGAAGGAAATGGAGACTAGGGTTGTGTGCCCGGCTGTAACAAGACTCCCAGGCCCCAGAAGCCATCAGCCTGGTCTGGCCCCAGCTGTGGCTGAGGTTCCCACACTGGTCAGAGGGAGTCTAGGGACTGGCGCCTGGCCAGATCACAGCTACTGCAGCTGGAGAGGAGGCCTGGTAAGAGCAGGCTGGGAGGCAGAGCTGGCTCCAGAAGtaaacagagggagaggaggagacaaaggagCAGGAGAACAGGGAGGTAGCTGGGGAGTTCATCCTAAACACAGTCCAAAGCCATCTCAGAGTGAGGAGCACAGGAGCGCTCTCTCAGTGTATGATAACCTCCCCGAAGCAGTCACTCCAGACAGCCTCCAGGAGGTGTTTGACATGGAAACGGGCATCACGGACCCCCTGCAGGGGCAGATATATGGAGGGTGGGCCTCCGAGCAGGGACTGACAGAGGATGACAAAAGCACCTGGTCCTCCTGTGAGATCATCCTTGCTGAAACTGGTCCCAGTAATCAGGACCAAAATCCAGACGAGGACAGGAGGCTTGACCAGGAGCCAGAGCTGGACTCAGGATCCTCGGATCCCTTGTCACCTCCTCAACATATTTCAGTATGTTCCTCTCAGTCGTCCCAAACTGAGAGCCAGATTCTGTGGCCCCCAGCTGAAGCCCAGCAACCAGAGCTCCCATCCTGGTCTCCCAGGGTGCCCCCTCCAGTGCCTTTGGCTGACCCCTCGGCCAGCGCCCTCCGCAGCCTCCTCACCAACCTCCAGCAGCAAATAGGGAGACAGAGGGAAGAGTATGAGGACCGAATAAACAGGTAAAGTTACATTTCATATGTATTACATTTTAAGCTCATAGTGCACTTAATCATTTTACAGAAATCAtcagcattttgttttgttctagATTTAATTTGCTAATGCTCCACACTTTAGTAAAACACTTTCAGTTCACTGAGTTGCCTGTGAGAATTAATTCAGCCCTCGGTGTATTTACAGAGAAGGGTCACAATGTTCCCGGGCCCAGAGACTTTGTGTCCACTCAGCTGTGCTGCTCTGGTCACCCTGCTGACCCCGACGTTCACCCTGCATCCTGTTTAGATTTAGTAGACTCTATGAAACTTCTTCAGTGACGATCTTTGTTTAGATCTACGGCTGTACAATGATTATTATCTGAGTTGCTTTTAGTCACATTCTCTTTATTTCACCTCTGGAAATCCAAGTCTTTTGAAATACTTGCATAACTGTGGTTTTCCACTGCCCTTTGACACACATTTACAATCATTCCAATtggtaaatgtgtttttagtttGCACAGTCAGGGAgcacagcctgtgtgtgtgacctaTAGACACAGTTCATGACACTGGAAAGAGCTAATTTAAGGGGCCATGCTGCTGACCTAGACACAACACATACCTCATTTACACCTGATAAAGATAGAGCGAGCCTCTGTGTTAGGTCACTGAGTTTCTTTCAGATAGCTATAGAGCATAAAATGAGTGTGATACAGAAATTTCACAACACATAATTAGCCACCTTTTTCAATGATTGCAGGCATCAGGAACTAAATTAGCAAAAGCAATTTACATGTAACTGTTTTACCAACAAGCACAGTACTTACCTTTACTTACATGGGTAGAAAAGCCAGTTCTCagcctttttttcctcactCCCATTCACTTCCATattgtttcttctcctctgtgtggcATTCCCTTCAGTCTAGAACAAAGAAATGAAGAGCTGCAGTTGGAGGTGGTTCGGTTGAAAACGAACATGGCACAGCAGCGGCACTGGTACCAGGTCGTCCAGGCGAAGATCGTAGAATCTGAGAGGGCCCGGGCTGCTGCAGAGCTACGCAATGCAACTCTGCAGAGGGAGATGGAGCAGTTCTTCGATACCTTTGGAGAGCTTAACAATGAGGCAAAGAAGACGGAGTGTATTGTCAAAAGCTTCTGATACAAATAAATAGGAATAGTGTGTTCTTATGGACAGTGTGCCCGGAGGACAAATGGCAAAAAGACTGTCTAGAAAGTGAAGGCTTTATGCTGTCATCAAATATGGAAATATTTACCTTATTAATAGAGAAAGGTTTTTAGTTAGAAACTATCTGAGAAATAAAGACAACACTCAAAGTAAATGAATCACTGATGTCCACTTTATtagttgtgtagttgtgtaAGGGCAAGAGATGTTGGCTAAGTGATTATATTGTAATCACACAGGACATCTAtgaaaataaaggaagaaacaaaaaggacaaaaatgtgAGACTGACAGTGTGTataatgaagctgttttttttttttaacatggtaAACATGAGGAGGTCTTGAGCACAGCTATGCTCAGTCCTTATCTGATAAGATTTCTTGGAGTGCATCAGCCACTCCTCTTAAGGCATGACTGAAAGAATAAGGTCATGGTTTATAAAAGGAAAATATAGTGTTCACAACATGGTGCTACAAGTCCCCAGTGACTCCGTAGTGTCATATTTCTGCATGTCCATCACAATGTGCAATCAGCTCTGCAAAAAGCAGCTCTGCAGTCCATAACCAAGGTCCATCTTTGAAGTTTCCGTCTTGACTGCCAAGGTCTAAATTTTCATTCAGGACTCCACAGTCTCATCCTCAATTTAAACCACAACATGTCCACTTTCTTGAGGGGGCCATCGTCCTCGCTTTATGTTGGCTTTGCAAACAGGCGCCTGCTGTCTTTAAGGATGATTCAAAGCAGATTAAGAAAGAGAGCGCTAAACAGTACATTTGGATAACACACACACGGGCTTAAATGGCaaaattacaaagaaaaaacaaaaaaaaacatctgcaccAAACATGATTTCATAACCATCAAGGTACTGTGAGTTAAAGAACAGACCTGAAGGACTACAGTAACTTATTGGCATATGTAATGCCTTCATGCAAGATAGACacctttatttttgttttactgatgTTATACTTATTCTATGATGTCTGACTCATGAAATGTTACTGTCTCAGTATTAATGGAATGGTTTAGAAAAAGAGCAGCCAATGCATTTGTTTATATTAATGAAATGCTTTGACAGAGGCTTGTTTCACTTGAACCTCATTGTGATTGTGTGCAATATTTTGCAaggacacaaaaataaatagtatGTATCATTTTGCAGCTCCCAAACTTACAGGATTATGATGTTCTTTTGAAGAACACATTGTTAGTCAGTACCGCGTGTCAAATGGGGgcaatttaaaaatgtggttCAACATATATGTTGAgtttattaaaagaaaagagCAATTTCATCTATTAGTATTTAAAGAGCAACTTTGAGTGGCCGATCATCTTCTTTACATACAGCACATTATATCAGGACATCCATCTGTAACACTGAAACAGCTCCCCCTAGTGTCAAGAGGAGAATCTGAAAGTCCACATCACTCAAGCCAAtccatttaaaaacactgtgcAGAAAGAACCTCTTCTGATATCTGTAAACTAgcaaaaaaaatggatcaaCCTTTGGGTGAGTGTTTGCTCATCAGATGGACATCAGATGGTGTGATCCACTTATGGTCAGCTTTTGTTCATACTGGCGTAACATGCATGAGAGAAGCAGGCAGCTGTGGTCTATGTTTAGCGTGTTTCTGCTCTAGTTTGACTACAATAATCTCTGATTTCAACTTGAtatttgcaacaacaacaaaaataaaaccgtTAAAATACAGGCACGAGGAACAAACACCCTGAAAATCAATATGGACGCATACATCATCAAATATACTTAATCAGGCAAAACAATATCCACAAAGAGAAGAAGGATGAACCTTTGACCCAACAGGAATCTATACATAACAAAGTCTGAAGTTGAAGAAGACCAATAAGATCCATCACACAGAactaaaatagaaaaatagacCTAGTTATTGAGGTTCAGAATAAATGATGAGAAACAGGACAAGAAGGGACAAATCAGATAGTATGGGGATGAGGCAGTAAAGAAAAGATGATTGTGTTTTGATCATTGGATGATGTAAAATGTGTTGGGATGACACTAATGCAGGCAGACACATATGGTCTACTGTGTTCACTGACTCTCGTCCAGCTGTCCCGTCAGTGTATcaatgctgctgctgtctgtgtccGAGGCTAAGGTTTGCTCTGTGGACATGGACGAGATGTCGTTGGCCGATGAGGACTGTGAGGCTGAAGTTGACACCACGTCTAAAACATATCACAAAGCAGGAGAGAAACGACATTTAGGGAGCTGAACAATTTAGAATATTATTCATTTCACTGCTGGTGAAAGTGAAGAGGATGTATCTACATACCTGAGCAGTCTTCTTTCATCAGCCCATTCTTGTTCCTCTCTTCCCAGTCAATCAACTCTTCATAAATcagttctgtttacatttttttgaagagaaGTCAAGAAATTTAAAATCATTTGTGAAATTAATGTCTCAGATTTTAAATAGTTCCTGATAAGATTTGAAATAGATCCTGATATTAGTTGTAAGACATGTCATCAGTTGAAGCTAGTAAGTCTGACTGTATGTTCCTcatgttaaaatatgaaatctTTATTTCCTGGTTTGGATgcaggattttatttcatgaGAATGGACAATTACATGTGAAACACGTGTCTTAGACAAACAGTTCACAATAACATCCCAGATTGACAAAGAAAAGATCTGTCATCTGCAGGATGAAATACAGATGTGATAAATTTGATTGATCGCCCAGAGGGGAAATCCTGTTTAAGCagctcacaaaacaaaaacattagtaAACGAgtgatacaaataaataaacacagggGGCCAAAGGGTTCAATAATAATCACTACACCAAAAAATCCTAATTCCTCAGCAGCATACAGCGGAGCTGGAAACAAATGAACTTTAATATTGAGAGGAAGCAAGGGAGTtgatggatttgttttttaaagcccTCCTTGGTAGCCTTCACACTGTTTGAAGTGTTTCCATATTGCTATAAATACTTTCTGGATCTTCAATTGCTTTGCACAAGCCATTACATGTACAGCATATCTATGTATTGATATGTAAACTTAATTCTTAACAGGGTTTCATTGAGCTGCCTGTGacgtaaaaaaaagttaaggtCGTCCAGCTGTACTGCCGATAAGTTTCCCTAGAGGGCAGTGCATCCTACCTTTCCATTGCTCGATcgtgtgctctctctcttccagctgCTTGTCTGAAATCTGAGGAGGAGGCTGTAAAAAGAGGAAATACATTCATCAGCCGCTGCATGCATATTGTGAAACATCACTGAAACCGACTGCTCACCGCATCAGCCTCTCCAGGGTCGTACCACACATGTATGTATGGGTGATTGAGGGCTTCTTCTACAGAGATCCGGCTTTCAGGATCAATGACCAGCATTTTGGACAACAGGTCCCGGGCTTGACCTGCTGTTATGATAAAGTAGAAAGGGCAGTGTTACAATGGAGAGAGGCCCTTGACATGACTTCATTAAAGAGATCTTGATGAGAACAGTTAACATCCCCCTTTATGTGTTTGGTAGCATTTCTGGGATTAACAAAATTTGTTTGCTGATTTCAGGGATGTGAAGTCTAAACCTTGATGCCAAAGATAAGAGAAGAA
This is a stretch of genomic DNA from Labrus bergylta chromosome 9, fLabBer1.1, whole genome shotgun sequence. It encodes these proteins:
- the LOC109993503 gene encoding rho GTPase-activating protein 22; translation: MELHCLPTETPTTSSSCSMDPLYDNCPPFAQRGRAREKEMETRVVCPAVTRLPGPRSHQPGLAPAVAEVPTLVRGSLGTGAWPDHSYCSWRGGLVRAGWEAELAPEVNRGRGGDKGAGEQGGSWGVHPKHSPKPSQSEEHRSALSVYDNLPEAVTPDSLQEVFDMETGITDPLQGQIYGGWASEQGLTEDDKSTWSSCEIILAETGPSNQDQNPDEDRRLDQEPELDSGSSDPLSPPQHISVCSSQSSQTESQILWPPAEAQQPELPSWSPRVPPPVPLADPSASALRSLLTNLQQQIGRQREEYEDRINSLEQRNEELQLEVVRLKTNMAQQRHWYQVVQAKIVESERARAAAELRNATLQREMEQFFDTFGELNNEAKKTECIVKSF